In Clostridium sp., one DNA window encodes the following:
- a CDS encoding methyl-accepting chemotaxis protein: MLKKMNLKTKISIMIGALLILIFAATFFLVLTRLYNSNILQARTLSKEVSKSYASEIDRHFITLETIADTLKSSIDSQMKNGITNRNIIIDVQKDILNKYPHIYGVTVAFEPNAFDGKDASYAGKPEYGKKGMFIPYVTRDNGSFHVEPAYNSETDMNWYNRPKESKKTFVTEPTVYKVNGQDISMASLVVPILDENKNFRGVISIDYSLETFQGIVEQIKPMGGYAQLLSRNGKYVASGANKKLRMTDAKKSGGDWNNIANQISLGKSVQVLGKSILTNEDVFRVAYPVKIDDYDINWSLCVDIPVKNVLQDFYTQLRYIILLAFIGLIIVIAVTILIVSYITKGLKYAESQLDLLAQGDLSRKIDVKYLKSEDEIGKMINSMWKMHESIKNIIKGVENGSLSVESTISSVEKNIGNLNSRISDISATTEELSAGMEETASYSEEMNNSVSQVKKNIDGISVEIENGLRTAREINERAIQLKSSAIQSQKSVHNMSDNIKIKLQVAIEKSRAVEQIGSLTEGILEITSQTNLLALNAAIEAARAGEAGKGFAVVADEIRKLADLSKSTVIEIQNIIKTVTESVDALKGSSKDMIEFVETQIIPDYDNLVNTGEQYSRDSSVVEKLVSNFNEISEELLVSISGIVKSVEEVAAASGEGAKGTTNIAQMTSAIVELSDNVMNQAVQSNLNVEKLRKIISAFKL, translated from the coding sequence ATGCTGAAAAAGATGAACTTGAAAACAAAAATTAGTATTATGATTGGCGCACTGTTAATATTGATTTTTGCAGCAACATTTTTTCTAGTACTGACGAGGCTGTATAATAGTAATATATTGCAAGCAAGGACTCTTTCAAAGGAAGTATCGAAATCTTACGCAAGTGAAATTGACAGACACTTTATAACTCTTGAGACAATAGCTGACACATTAAAAAGTTCAATAGATAGTCAAATGAAAAATGGTATTACAAATAGGAATATTATTATTGATGTTCAGAAAGATATATTAAATAAATATCCTCATATTTATGGAGTAACAGTGGCTTTTGAGCCCAATGCTTTTGATGGCAAGGATGCATCTTATGCTGGAAAACCGGAATATGGGAAAAAGGGAATGTTTATACCTTATGTAACGAGAGATAACGGTTCTTTTCATGTTGAACCGGCATATAATTCTGAAACGGACATGAACTGGTACAATAGGCCAAAAGAAAGTAAAAAGACATTTGTGACGGAGCCAACCGTATATAAGGTAAATGGCCAGGATATTTCTATGGCATCTTTGGTAGTACCTATTTTAGATGAAAATAAAAATTTTAGAGGTGTCATATCTATAGACTACAGCCTTGAAACATTTCAAGGTATTGTGGAGCAGATAAAACCTATGGGGGGATATGCACAACTTTTATCTAGAAATGGTAAATATGTAGCAAGCGGGGCTAACAAAAAATTGAGAATGACTGATGCAAAAAAAAGTGGCGGTGACTGGAATAATATTGCGAATCAAATTTCATTGGGAAAAAGTGTACAGGTTTTAGGAAAATCAATTTTAACTAATGAGGATGTTTTTAGAGTTGCATATCCGGTAAAGATAGATGACTATGATATAAATTGGAGTCTATGTGTGGATATTCCTGTAAAAAATGTTTTACAAGATTTCTATACTCAATTACGGTATATAATATTATTAGCTTTTATAGGACTTATTATTGTAATAGCAGTAACGATATTGATAGTTTCTTATATTACCAAGGGACTTAAATATGCTGAAAGTCAATTGGATTTACTAGCACAAGGTGATTTAAGCAGGAAGATTGATGTTAAGTATTTGAAATCAGAAGATGAGATTGGAAAAATGATCAATTCAATGTGGAAAATGCATGAGTCAATTAAAAATATAATAAAGGGAGTAGAGAATGGGTCTCTAAGTGTGGAATCAACTATAAGCAGTGTTGAGAAAAATATTGGAAATCTAAATTCTAGAATTTCTGATATATCTGCAACCACCGAAGAGCTGTCGGCAGGAATGGAGGAGACAGCTTCATATTCCGAAGAAATGAATAATTCCGTATCTCAAGTCAAGAAAAATATTGATGGAATATCGGTAGAAATCGAAAATGGTTTAAGAACAGCGAGGGAAATTAACGAGAGGGCAATTCAACTAAAATCCTCGGCGATTCAGTCACAAAAAAGTGTTCACAATATGAGTGACAATATAAAAATAAAACTTCAAGTGGCAATTGAGAAATCTAGAGCTGTAGAGCAAATAGGATCATTGACAGAGGGAATATTGGAAATAACTTCTCAGACTAATTTGCTAGCGCTAAATGCAGCTATTGAGGCTGCAAGGGCAGGAGAAGCTGGAAAAGGGTTTGCCGTCGTTGCAGATGAAATTAGAAAACTTGCCGACTTGTCAAAAAGTACTGTTATTGAAATCCAAAATATAATAAAAACTGTAACTGAGTCAGTTGATGCACTTAAAGGCAGTTCGAAAGATATGATCGAATTCGTTGAAACTCAGATTATACCGGATTATGATAATTTGGTAAATACAGGTGAACAATATAGTAGAGATTCTTCTGTAGTTGAAAAATTGGTTTCAAATTTTAATGAAATATCTGAAGAGTTGCTTGTCTCAATTTCCGGTATAGTAAAATCTGTGGAGGAGGTAGCCGCAGCATCTGGAGAAGGGGCTAAAGGAACAACCAATATAGCTCAGATGACATCGGCCATAGTTGAATTAAGTGATAATGTGATGAATCAAGCAGTTCAGTCAAATTTGAATGTAGAAAAATTAAGAAAGATAATTTCAGCATTTAAATTATAA